TCTCCACGCACGCGTGGTCGAGCGCTGCCTTGCGGTCCGGGTCGCGGCGCAGTTGGGCTCGGTGCTCCTGCGCGGTCTTGCGGAGGCGCTGTTTTTGCGCGGCAACGTCGCTCTTCAGCTCCTGCATCAGCATCCTTTCCTCGCCGGGTCGGACACAATTTCGCCCGTTGCGGCGGGTAAGCTTCCTCTTTATGCAGAAGTCTATCGGTCAGGTTCAGGATCCTTCCCGCGCGGCGGTGCGCACGGTGGTTGTGCCGGCGGCGGGGATGGGCACGAGGTTCCTCCCGGCCACCAAAACGGTGCCGAAGGAACTCCTGCCGGTAGTCGACACCCCAGGTATTGAACTCATCGCCGAAGAAGCCGCGGCACTCGGCGCCGAGCGTCTGGCCATTGTGGTTGCCCCGGACAAGCAGGAGATCATGCGCCACTTCGGCGAATTCTCCACCCTGCGCAACCGCCTGCTGGAGCGGGGCAAGGACGAGCAGGCGGAGAAGGTTTCCCGCGCCAACGGGCTGATCCACGCTGTTGCAGTGACGCAGGATGAGCCTTTGGGGCTTGGTCACGCTGTGGGGTGCGCTGAGACCGCGCTGGATGCGGAAGAAGACGTGGTGGCAGTTATGCTGCCGGATGACCTGGTGCTGCCCACCGGCGTGATGGAGAAGATGGTCGCCGCGCGCGAAGCGTTCGGTGGGTCTGTGTTGTGCGCGTTCAATGTGACGCCGGATGAGGTGTTCAACTACGGCGTGTTCGATGTGGAACCCGCTGACAGCACCGTTGACGGCGTTGAAGTGCTCAAGGTGCGCGGCATGGTGGAAAAGCCTGCGAAGGAGGAAGCCCCGTCGACGCTGGTGGCTACTGGGCGCTACTTGTTGGATCGTGCGGTGTTTGACGCGCTTCGTCGGATTACCCCGGGTAAAGGCGGCGAGTTGCAGCTCACGGATGCGATTGAACTCATGATCCAGGAAGGCCACCCGGTGCATGTGGTGGTGCACGACGGGAAGCGCCACGACCTGGGTAACCCGGGCGGCTACATCCCGGCGAATGTGGACTTCGGCCTGCGGGACCCGAAGTACGGCCCGGCGCTCTACACCGCGATCACCCAGATCATCGCCGACTTTGAAGCGGAACACCCTGAGGTGGTGCGCCGCGCTGAGCAGGCTTAGGTAAAGCGAGGGCAAACCCTATGCGCAGTGTTGAAGACCAGCTGGCAATGGTGGTCGACGCAGCGGTGAAACCGGAACCGGTGCGTGTGAGCATCGCGGATGCGCTCGGGTTAATGTGCGCCGAAGAGGTCAGCGCCACGAAACCACTGCCGGGGTTTAGCCAAGCAGCCGTGGACGGCTACGCGGTCCGCGCGGTGGACGTGGGCGGCGCAGTTGGTCTGGGTGCCGCCAGTGACCAGCCCCGCGAGGCCGCCCTCCCCGTAGTGGGTGAGGTTGCTGCGGGATCCCAAAAACCGCTGCGCTTGCAGCCGCGCCAGGCGGTGCGGGTGGCCACCGGCGCCCCGCTGCCCACGCTTGCAGATGCCGTTCTGCCGCTGGAGTGGACCGACCGTGGCACGAAGCGCGTATCCCCGGAGCGCCCCGTCGGTAGCGGGGACTTCGTGCGCCGCCCTGGCGACGACATTCAGCCCGGCGACGTCGCAGTGCGCCAAGGTGCAGTGCTGGGGCCAGCGCAGATCGGCCTTGTCGCTGCCGCGGGGCGCGACAAAGTGCTGGTGTATCCGCGCCCGCGGGTGACGGTGATGAGCTACGGCCTGGAACTTGTGGACGTGGACCGCGATCCTGGTCTGGGCCAGGTGTTTGACGTCGCCTCCTACGTGGTGGCGGCTGCCGCGGAAGAAGCTGGGGCGGATGTGCACCGCGCCGGCATTATCAACGCAGAGCCGCGCCAGCTGCGCGAGGTGATTGCGGGCCACGTGGCACGCAGCGAGCTGGTGATTATCTGTGGTGCGGTCGGCGGCTCCGGCGCAGGCGCGGTGCAGGACATTGTGCGCGAGCTGGGGGAGGTTGACACCACTCGCGTGGCCATGCACCCGGGTTCCGTGCAGGGCTTCGGGCTCCTGGGGGAGGAGCGCATTCCCACCTTCTTGCTGCCGTCCAACCCGGTCAGCGCACTGATCATCGCGGAGACGATCATCCGTCCGGTGATTCGTACCTCCCTAGGCAAGACATCCACGGCGCGCCGCCCGGTCCGCGCGCGTTCCCTGCGCGCCATCGAGTCCGTCGGTGGCCGCCGCGGCTACATCCGCGCCCGCCTGATGCGCGATGCCGATACGGGCGATTACCTGGTGGAGAGCCTGGGCAAGCCGAGCGGGGGTGCCGCGCACCTGCTGGCCGGTTTCGCCGAGGCCAACGCCATGATCTGCCTCCCGGAGGGCGTGACTTATGTCCGCCCGGGCGACATCGTCGACGTCGAGTTCCTCCAGCAGCGGTCCTAGTGTTCGACCGCATGCTGGCGCCCTTCCGCGCCCCCACTCCAGGCTGGCCCGAGCGCACTCCGGGGCTCACGCTTAACGACGGCTCCTCCCTCGCCCTCAGGCCCTTGACCTCACGCGACGGCGAAGCGTGGATGCACATGCGAACCCACGACGAAGACTGGCTGAAACCCGTCGAGCCCACCACCCACGGGACGTGGCGGGAGGCCCACTCCGCCGCCGCCTGGCGCAACACCTACCTGAACCTGAGGCGCCTGGCGGGCGATGGCGTGGTGGTCCCATTTGTCATTGAGGTGGACGGCCAGTTCGCCGGCCAAGTCACTCTGGGCAACATCCAGCACGGGGCGGTAAGCGAGTGCTGGATTGGCTACTGGGTCTTTTCCCCCTACATGGGCCGCGGGGTGGCTACGGCCGCGTGCGCGTTGGGCACGGACCACGCGTTCGGCCGCGTGGGCATGCACCGCGTGACGGCGACCTACCTGCCGTACAACCCGGCGTCTGGCCGAGTGCTCAAAGCGTGCGGCTACCGTGAGGAGGGGTTCATGCGCCGCAACCTGCACATCGACGGCCAGTGGCGCGACCACCACTTCGTCGCTTTGAACGTGGAGGACTACCCAACAACAGCAGTGCGCCGGCTGCGGGATGCCGGGCGCATCCGTTAGCCCGAATTGGGTGGCGGTTCTTCGGCGCGCCGGGGGAGTATCGGCGGGTTCCGCCGATAGCTTGGGAGGGAAGCAATCGTGGGTGACGTGAACGAAAGGTGGCACGCCGCATGGGCAGCCCGAGCCTGATCATTGTGCTGATCATTGTCGTGTGGGTGATCGTCTTGGCGCCACTGGCGCTGGGAAACAACAAGCCGATTCGCCGCTCCGGCGAGGGCTACGAGGAAACTCGCGTGCTGCTGGAAGGCGGCACCGCGCCCGTCGCCACCCGCCGCCGCCCCAAGCTCACCGCCGCTGACGTGCACCGCCACGACACGTCCTCCGACGACTACGAGGTCGTAGAGGCCGTGGCCGATGAGGAGCAGGTGCTTATCGACGACACCAAGGGAGCACTGCGCCCCCTCTTTCCCAAGCGCGCAGGCAGCTCGCGCGTAGCCGTGATCGAGCCCATTGCTGAGGCTGAGGTTGCGGAGACCGAGCAGGTTGAGGAGACCGAGGCGGCGGATGCCGAGACCGAGGAGACCCCTGCTGGCGGCTCCACCGCGTACTCCGTGATCAAAGCGGCGGACCACGAGGACGACGAGGATGCAGAGGCTGGCTCCTCCATCTACGAGCTCGACGAGACCTACCTTGCGCCGTCCGATTTCGGTTACGCGGACGAGCAGGCAGCCGCGGGCAACGAGGACACCGAGGCCGATGCCGCGGACGACACCGTTAACGCTGAAGATATCGAGGCAGCCGATGGGGCCGATGCACCCGTTGAAGCCAACGAGGATGACATTGCCTACGCGGAGGCGCACAAGGGCCGCGGCGGCTGGGACCCGAAGCGGGACGAGCGCATTCGCGCGGACCGCCTGAAGCGCCGCCAGCGCACGTTGCTCGGCTTGATCATCGCCTGCGTCATCACCCTTGTCGCGGCCGTTGTTGCCGGCGGCTGGGTGTGGGTGCTGCCTGCGATCTCTGTCGCGCTCACAGTGTGGTTCATGGTTGCGCTGCGTCGCGTGGTCAAGCAGGAGCGGGCACTCCGCGCACGCCGGATGCGCCAGCTGCGCCGCGCACGCTTGGGGGTGGATACGGTGGAGCGCCCTGCGCCGGCCGCGGGGGAGCGTCGCCGCGCGGGATCCGTCATCCTGAACTTGGACGATGAGAGCCCGGATTTCGACCACCTGCCGCGTTACCGCCAGCCGGAGCCGGAGCGCGGCCACTTCCGCGACGAGCGCGTGGCCTAACCTGAATTTCGGACTTGAACCCGCACACGCAGGCGATTTCGGTTCCCGAAACGTGGGGAGTAACCTTGCTCGCTGTGCGGGGCTATAGCTCAGTTGGTAGAGCGTCGCGTTCGCAATGCGAAGGTCAGGGGTTCGATTCCCCTTAGCTCCACAAAGTCCCTCGTCCGCGCGCTTTAGGATTTAAGCATCCTGGTGATGGCCGCGGTCGCTTCGGCAATTTTCTCCTCGATGCCTTCGTCATTTTTCACTGCCTCGGTGACGCAATGCCTGAGGTGGTCTCGGAGCAGCGACACCGCGACCGTTTCCAGGGCTGAGTTGACCGCGCTGATCTGAGTGAGAATGTCGATGCAGTACTTTTCCTCCTCGATCATGCGCTGGAGGCCCCGTGTCTGCCCCTCGATGCGCTTGAGTCTGGCTATGTAGCGGTCTTTGTCGCTCATGTAGGCGCAGTGGGTGGGTTCAGATGACATGGTGGGGTGCCTTTACTGTGCGGAATCGAGAAGTCGGGCAGTGCTGGCTTCTGAAGTGAGATCGAGGCGGCGCAGCAGCTGGGCGTTCAGGGCCACAATTACGGTAGAAGCCGACATGAGGATGGCCCCCACGCTCATCGGCATGATAAACCCAATGGGTGCGAGCACGCCGGCCGCGAGCGGCACGGCGGCCAAGTTGTAACCTGCCGCCCACCA
Above is a genomic segment from Corynebacterium sp. CNCTC7651 containing:
- a CDS encoding metal-sensitive transcriptional regulator, giving the protein MSSEPTHCAYMSDKDRYIARLKRIEGQTRGLQRMIEEEKYCIDILTQISAVNSALETVAVSLLRDHLRHCVTEAVKNDEGIEEKIAEATAAITRMLKS
- a CDS encoding GNAT family N-acetyltransferase, coding for MLAPFRAPTPGWPERTPGLTLNDGSSLALRPLTSRDGEAWMHMRTHDEDWLKPVEPTTHGTWREAHSAAAWRNTYLNLRRLAGDGVVVPFVIEVDGQFAGQVTLGNIQHGAVSECWIGYWVFSPYMGRGVATAACALGTDHAFGRVGMHRVTATYLPYNPASGRVLKACGYREEGFMRRNLHIDGQWRDHHFVALNVEDYPTTAVRRLRDAGRIR
- the glpR gene encoding gephyrin-like molybdotransferase receptor GlpR, with the translated sequence MGSPSLIIVLIIVVWVIVLAPLALGNNKPIRRSGEGYEETRVLLEGGTAPVATRRRPKLTAADVHRHDTSSDDYEVVEAVADEEQVLIDDTKGALRPLFPKRAGSSRVAVIEPIAEAEVAETEQVEETEAADAETEETPAGGSTAYSVIKAADHEDDEDAEAGSSIYELDETYLAPSDFGYADEQAAAGNEDTEADAADDTVNAEDIEAADGADAPVEANEDDIAYAEAHKGRGGWDPKRDERIRADRLKRRQRTLLGLIIACVITLVAAVVAGGWVWVLPAISVALTVWFMVALRRVVKQERALRARRMRQLRRARLGVDTVERPAPAAGERRRAGSVILNLDDESPDFDHLPRYRQPEPERGHFRDERVA
- a CDS encoding UTP--glucose-1-phosphate uridylyltransferase, which codes for MQKSIGQVQDPSRAAVRTVVVPAAGMGTRFLPATKTVPKELLPVVDTPGIELIAEEAAALGAERLAIVVAPDKQEIMRHFGEFSTLRNRLLERGKDEQAEKVSRANGLIHAVAVTQDEPLGLGHAVGCAETALDAEEDVVAVMLPDDLVLPTGVMEKMVAAREAFGGSVLCAFNVTPDEVFNYGVFDVEPADSTVDGVEVLKVRGMVEKPAKEEAPSTLVATGRYLLDRAVFDALRRITPGKGGELQLTDAIELMIQEGHPVHVVVHDGKRHDLGNPGGYIPANVDFGLRDPKYGPALYTAITQIIADFEAEHPEVVRRAEQA
- the glp gene encoding gephyrin-like molybdotransferase Glp; the encoded protein is MRSVEDQLAMVVDAAVKPEPVRVSIADALGLMCAEEVSATKPLPGFSQAAVDGYAVRAVDVGGAVGLGAASDQPREAALPVVGEVAAGSQKPLRLQPRQAVRVATGAPLPTLADAVLPLEWTDRGTKRVSPERPVGSGDFVRRPGDDIQPGDVAVRQGAVLGPAQIGLVAAAGRDKVLVYPRPRVTVMSYGLELVDVDRDPGLGQVFDVASYVVAAAAEEAGADVHRAGIINAEPRQLREVIAGHVARSELVIICGAVGGSGAGAVQDIVRELGEVDTTRVAMHPGSVQGFGLLGEERIPTFLLPSNPVSALIIAETIIRPVIRTSLGKTSTARRPVRARSLRAIESVGGRRGYIRARLMRDADTGDYLVESLGKPSGGAAHLLAGFAEANAMICLPEGVTYVRPGDIVDVEFLQQRS